In a genomic window of Scyliorhinus torazame isolate Kashiwa2021f chromosome 5, sScyTor2.1, whole genome shotgun sequence:
- the LOC140418759 gene encoding uncharacterized protein, translating into MEGKSIIHSAGKPYTCCVCGRGFSQSSGLTSHKCSHTEEKPWKCADCGKGFTVPSKLETHRHSHTGERPFTCSKCGKGFTKSSHLLSHQRVHTDERPFQCPDCGKCYKSSAELMRHQPVHTDERPFSCSDCGTGFRRSSDLTAHQRSHTGERPFTCSECGKGFTISAHLLNHQRVHTDERPFQCPDCWKCYKHSGNLMSHQRVHTDERPFRCSHCGTGFRRSSHFIAHQRIHTGERPFPCSKCGKGFTQSSALSTHQRIHTGERPFTCSECGKGFTQSSALSRHQRVHTEERPFTCSECGKGFTQLSHLLSHQRGHK; encoded by the coding sequence atggaaggaaaaagcatcattcacagtgcggggaaaccgtacacgtgttgtgtgtgtggacgaggattcagtcaatcatcaggcctcacaagccacaaatgcagtcacactgaggagaaaccgtggaaatgtgcggactgtgggaaaggattcactgtcccatccaagctggaaactcatcgacacagtcacactggggagagaccattcacctgttccaagtgtgggaagggatttactaagtcatcccacctgctgagtcaccaacgAGTTCATACagatgagagaccatttcaatgtccagactgtgggaagtgctataaaagttctgcggaactgatgcgccatcaacctgttcacactgacgagagaccgtttagttgctctgactgtgggactgggttcagacgatcatctgacctcactgcacatcagcgaagtcacactggggagagaccattcacctgctccgagtgtgggaagggatttactatttcagcccacctgttgaatcaccagcgagttcacactgatgagagaccatttcaatgtccagactgctggAAGTGCTATAAACATTCTGGGaatctgatgagccatcaacgtgttcacactgacgagagaccgttcaggtgctctcactgcggcactgggttcagacgatcatctcacttcattgcacatcagcgaattcacactggggagaggccattcccctgctccaagtgtgggaagggattcactcagtcatccgctctctccacacaccagcgaattcacactggggagagaccattcacctgctccgagtgtgggaagggattcactcagtcatccgctctgtccagacaccagcgagttcacactgaggagagaccattcacctgctccgagtgtgggaagggattcactcagttatcccacctgctgagtcaccaacgaggccacaagtaa